The Dehalogenimonas lykanthroporepellens BL-DC-9 genome includes a window with the following:
- a CDS encoding riboflavin biosynthesis protein RibF (KEGG: det:DET0602 riboflavin biosynthesis protein RibF~TIGRFAM: riboflavin biosynthesis protein RibF~PFAM: Riboflavin kinase; FAD synthetase) → MTHLLKEFELAGRNQPTALTIGVFDGVHLGHQALLTETVRQATRSGLTPAAVTFTGHPRLVLGRHSELPHLTSLNQRLCLLRECGINHVATLTFSPELAELSASDFISLLLEYLSLRHLIIGPDFALGRDRAGDADYLHRLSRAKEFDLTIIPPVIIDGERVSSTLIRRAMADSDMPRVRKLLGRCFALEGRVIHGEGRGARLDIPTANLELEADQALPADGVYASRTTIGNVTYASITNIGTRPTFGTGRRTVETHIMNFNGDLYDRGLEVAIIEQIRPELKFDSPDALKKQIQSDITQAGHILAKAEC, encoded by the coding sequence TTGACACATTTACTCAAAGAATTTGAATTAGCCGGAAGGAATCAGCCGACAGCTCTGACTATCGGAGTTTTCGACGGGGTGCACCTGGGCCATCAGGCCTTGCTGACTGAAACGGTACGTCAGGCTACCCGCTCCGGTCTGACTCCCGCCGCGGTCACTTTCACCGGACACCCCCGGCTGGTACTGGGCCGTCATTCGGAACTGCCTCACCTGACTTCACTGAACCAGCGCCTGTGCCTGCTCAGGGAGTGCGGTATTAATCATGTGGCGACACTGACCTTTTCCCCTGAGTTGGCAGAATTGTCGGCTTCGGATTTCATCAGCCTTCTTCTGGAATATCTGTCCTTGCGCCATCTTATAATAGGGCCGGATTTCGCTCTTGGCCGGGACCGCGCCGGTGACGCGGATTACCTGCACCGGTTAAGCCGGGCAAAAGAGTTCGATCTGACCATTATCCCCCCGGTAATCATTGACGGCGAAAGGGTCAGTTCTACTTTGATACGCCGGGCCATGGCAGACAGCGACATGCCTCGTGTCCGCAAGTTGCTGGGCCGATGCTTTGCCCTTGAAGGCCGCGTCATCCACGGAGAAGGTCGCGGCGCCCGCCTGGACATTCCAACGGCCAACCTGGAACTGGAAGCGGATCAGGCTTTGCCGGCGGACGGGGTTTACGCCTCTCGAACAACCATCGGGAATGTCACATACGCTTCCATCACCAATATCGGTACCCGCCCGACCTTCGGTACCGGCCGGCGCACCGTAGAAACTCACATCATGAACTTCAACGGTGATCTTTACGACCGCGGTCTTGAAGTTGCTATAATAGAACAGATTCGGCCGGAGCTTAAGTTCGATTCTCCGGACGCTTTGAAGAAACAGATCCAGTCAGATATCACCCAGGCCGGACATATCCTGGCAAAGGCGGAGTGTTGA